In a genomic window of Blattabacterium cuenoti:
- a CDS encoding DNA recombination protein RmuC, whose translation MYYSFILFNFFVFFVCIYFFRKLESFFRKEFKDQQNEIQKFSKYSRSEISDSLIKMKDSLTEAVNFSQNIIDKKVQFYLDNQNQKLNSIHISQEKFIQNIEKKLDSIKENVNDKLQSSLNIHLGKSFEIIGNQLLFLQEGLGEMKILARDVSSLKRTLNHVKICGSFSEMQLSMLLQQILSPEQYETNVVTKPSTNFVVEFAIKLPGSENGSIIWLPIDVKFPKETYEKVQTAYHNGEEKNIRIAIKNMESVLKKMSKDIQDKYIDPPYTTDFAILFLPFEGIYAEIVRNSSLLEELLRKYKTVIAGPSTLAAVLNSLQIGFRTLAIQKRSSEVWKTLETVKQEFTKFGLLLHQAQDKLQGASKDIDRLLGVRTNLIEKKLKDIENF comes from the coding sequence ATGTATTATTCATTTATACTTTTCAATTTTTTTGTTTTTTTTGTTTGTATATATTTTTTTAGAAAACTAGAATCATTTTTTAGAAAAGAATTTAAAGATCAACAAAACGAAATCCAGAAATTTTCTAAATATAGTAGAAGTGAAATTTCTGATTCCTTAATTAAAATGAAAGATAGCTTAACAGAAGCTGTAAACTTTTCTCAGAATATTATTGATAAAAAAGTTCAATTTTATCTTGATAATCAAAATCAAAAGTTAAATTCTATTCATATTTCACAGGAAAAATTTATTCAAAATATTGAAAAAAAACTTGATAGTATAAAGGAGAATGTTAATGATAAGCTTCAGTCTTCTTTAAATATTCATTTAGGAAAATCATTCGAAATAATTGGAAATCAATTACTCTTTTTACAAGAAGGTTTAGGGGAAATGAAAATTTTGGCTCGCGATGTAAGTTCCTTAAAAAGAACCTTAAATCATGTAAAAATATGTGGAAGTTTTAGCGAAATGCAACTTTCTATGCTTTTACAACAAATTTTATCTCCAGAACAATATGAAACCAATGTTGTAACAAAACCTAGCACAAATTTTGTTGTAGAATTTGCAATTAAACTTCCAGGATCGGAAAACGGAAGCATTATATGGTTGCCTATTGATGTTAAATTTCCAAAGGAAACTTATGAAAAAGTACAAACAGCTTATCATAATGGAGAAGAAAAAAATATAAGAATAGCTATAAAAAATATGGAATCTGTGCTTAAAAAAATGTCTAAAGATATTCAAGATAAATATATAGACCCTCCGTATACCACCGATTTTGCTATTCTTTTTTTACCTTTTGAAGGAATATACGCTGAGATTGTAAGAAATTCTAGTTTATTAGAAGAATTATTAAGAAAATATAAAACAGTAATAGCAGGACCGTCTACATTAGCTGCTGTATTAAATAGTTTACAAATTGGGTTCAGGACTTTAGCTATTCAAAAAAGAAGTTCTGAAGTGTGGAAAACGTTGGAAACGGTAAAACAAGAATTTACAAAATTTGGATTATTACTTCATCAGGCTCAAGAT
- the rho gene encoding transcription termination factor Rho: MFDITELKSKKLFELQEIARSSGLKKCTQLRKNELLEKIISIFNNNKNISVSSKRENPLEKGFKMKKNTESKSSFLEKKSIEKKNKKNFSSQEHLKISNSKFSKEPTKFQKKHQNFSNWKKSNRNNKFEVQNTLISRGEVGSQKISSNKYRTPEYEFEGIIISEGVLEIMPENYGFLRSSDFNYLSSPDDIYVSQSQIRLFGMKTGDTIRGEVRPPKNGEKYFPLIKILEINGKNPSLVRERDSFEHLTPLFPNEKFKLAGKNATLSTRIVDLFTPIGKGQRGMIVAPPKTGKTTLLKEIANAIAANHPEVYLIILLIDERPEEVTDMQRNVKGEVIASTFDEPADRHVKVANIVLQKAKRMVECSHDVIILLDSITRLARAYNTVAPASGKVLSGGVDANALHRPKRFFGAARNIENGGSLSIIATAMIDTGSKMDEVIFEEFKGTGNKELQLDRKIANKRIYPAIDLVSSSTRKDDLLLDQNTLQRMWILRKHLSDMNPVEAMEFLRSRISRTRNNDEFLMSMNG, encoded by the coding sequence ATGTTTGATATTACTGAATTAAAAAGTAAAAAACTTTTTGAGTTACAGGAAATTGCTCGTTCGTCTGGATTGAAAAAATGTACACAATTACGAAAAAACGAGCTACTAGAAAAGATTATTTCCATTTTCAATAATAATAAAAACATTTCTGTTTCTTCAAAAAGAGAAAATCCTTTAGAAAAAGGATTTAAAATGAAAAAAAATACTGAATCTAAAAGTTCATTTTTAGAAAAAAAAAGCATAGAAAAAAAAAATAAAAAAAATTTTTCTTCTCAAGAACATCTAAAAATTTCTAATTCTAAATTTTCAAAAGAACCCACTAAATTTCAAAAAAAACATCAAAATTTTTCTAATTGGAAAAAAAGCAATAGAAATAATAAATTTGAAGTTCAAAATACATTAATATCTCGCGGAGAAGTTGGATCACAAAAAATTTCTTCTAATAAATATCGTACTCCTGAATATGAGTTTGAAGGAATAATAATAAGTGAAGGGGTATTAGAAATTATGCCAGAAAATTATGGATTTTTAAGATCTTCGGATTTTAATTATTTATCATCTCCTGATGATATTTATGTATCTCAATCTCAAATTAGACTTTTCGGAATGAAAACGGGAGATACAATAAGAGGAGAAGTTCGTCCTCCAAAAAATGGAGAGAAATATTTTCCTTTAATTAAAATTCTTGAAATTAATGGAAAAAACCCTTCTCTCGTTAGAGAGAGAGATTCTTTTGAGCATTTGACTCCATTATTTCCCAATGAAAAATTTAAATTGGCTGGAAAAAATGCAACACTTTCTACAAGAATTGTTGATCTTTTCACTCCTATAGGAAAAGGACAGAGAGGAATGATAGTTGCTCCCCCTAAAACAGGAAAAACAACTTTATTAAAAGAAATAGCTAATGCTATTGCAGCAAATCATCCTGAGGTGTATTTAATTATATTACTGATCGATGAACGACCAGAAGAAGTAACAGATATGCAGAGAAATGTAAAAGGAGAAGTTATCGCATCCACTTTTGATGAGCCAGCAGATCGACATGTTAAAGTTGCTAACATTGTTTTACAAAAAGCAAAAAGAATGGTAGAATGTTCACATGATGTGATTATATTATTGGATTCTATTACACGTTTAGCACGTGCTTATAATACTGTTGCCCCTGCATCTGGAAAAGTTCTATCAGGAGGTGTGGATGCTAACGCATTACACAGACCTAAAAGATTTTTTGGAGCGGCTCGAAACATAGAAAACGGAGGATCTTTATCCATAATTGCTACAGCTATGATTGATACAGGATCAAAAATGGACGAAGTTATCTTTGAAGAATTTAAGGGAACAGGAAATAAAGAACTTCAATTAGATAGAAAAATAGCTAATAAACGAATTTATCCTGCTATCGATCTTGTTTCTTCTAGCACTAGAAAAGACGATCTTTTACTTGACCAAAACACATTACAAAGAATGTGGATTTTGCGAAAACACCTTTCTGATATGAATCCAGTGGAAGCTATGGAATTTTTAAGATCTAGAATATCTAGAACTAGAAATAATGATGAATTTTTGATGTCTATGAATGGATAA
- a CDS encoding DUF4293 family protein, producing the protein MLYRIQTLYLLISIFIYSVLIYFFNFYLKKTNLICLITIVCICLFLSILSFFLFKKRKFQIFINKINILSNIIYILILFYTQLNKYLLIIFFFFILLCIYILYLTNKAIKGDIELIDSINRIR; encoded by the coding sequence ATGTTATATAGAATACAAACATTATATTTGCTTATCTCTATTTTTATTTATTCTGTTCTCATATACTTTTTTAATTTTTATTTAAAAAAAACAAATTTAATTTGTTTAATTACAATTGTATGTATATGTTTATTTCTATCTATTTTAAGTTTTTTTCTTTTTAAGAAGAGAAAATTTCAAATTTTTATTAATAAAATTAATATCCTTTCTAATATTATTTATATACTCATCCTTTTTTACACTCAGTTAAATAAATACTTATTAATTATATTCTTTTTTTTTATATTACTATGTATATATATTTTATATCTAACTAATAAAGCTATCAAAGGAGATATAGAATTAATTGATTCTATAAATCGAATACGTTGA
- the prfA gene encoding peptide chain release factor 1, with amino-acid sequence MKKTSLIQKLEVSKKEFHEISQLVTQPYIISDKKQYKTLLKKYTKLEKITSLYEEYNKKLSFVKEINSILENDSDIEMKEFVTIERHKTLESLSFLEKELYNLLFFSKEEESIKEDHRNSAILELRSGTGGDEACLFVEDMLRMYTMYFKKSGWKYQIIHAQKGGIKGYKEIILDINGEKGVYGNLKFESGVHRVQRIPKTESQGRVHTSAITVAVFPKVKDIEVNINLSDIKKDTFRSSGSGGQHVNKTESAVRLTHIPSKITVECQEERSQHKNFEKAISVLRSRIYQHEKEKRLKKISMKRKSLVSTGDRSVKIRTYNYPKNRITDHRIHKSTYDLVGFMNGNIQGMIDLLKSFEKK; translated from the coding sequence ATGAAAAAAACTTCATTAATTCAAAAATTAGAAGTTTCTAAAAAAGAATTTCATGAAATTTCACAATTAGTCACACAACCCTATATTATATCTGACAAAAAACAATACAAAACATTGTTAAAAAAATACACAAAATTAGAGAAAATAACATCACTTTATGAAGAATATAATAAAAAATTATCTTTTGTTAAAGAAATAAATTCCATTTTGGAAAATGATTCAGATATAGAAATGAAAGAATTTGTTACAATAGAAAGACATAAAACTTTAGAAAGTTTATCTTTTCTTGAAAAAGAATTGTATAACCTTCTCTTTTTTTCAAAAGAAGAAGAGTCTATAAAAGAAGATCATAGGAATTCTGCTATTTTAGAACTCCGTTCCGGAACAGGAGGAGATGAAGCGTGTCTTTTTGTTGAAGATATGTTAAGAATGTATACAATGTATTTTAAAAAATCAGGTTGGAAATATCAAATTATACATGCACAAAAAGGAGGAATAAAAGGATATAAAGAGATTATTTTAGATATAAATGGAGAAAAAGGAGTTTATGGAAATTTAAAATTTGAATCTGGAGTACATAGAGTACAAAGAATTCCAAAAACAGAATCTCAAGGAAGAGTTCATACATCTGCCATAACTGTTGCAGTTTTTCCTAAAGTAAAAGATATAGAAGTAAATATTAATTTATCTGATATAAAAAAGGATACTTTTAGATCAAGTGGATCTGGAGGACAACACGTAAATAAAACAGAATCTGCTGTAAGATTGACTCATATTCCGAGTAAAATTACAGTAGAATGTCAAGAAGAACGTTCTCAACATAAAAATTTTGAAAAAGCAATAAGCGTTTTGCGTTCACGCATTTATCAACATGAAAAAGAAAAAAGATTAAAAAAAATATCTATGAAAAGAAAATCTTTAGTCTCTACCGGAGATCGTTCCGTAAAAATTCGTACCTATAATTATCCCAAAAATAGAATTACGGATCACAGAATTCATAAATCTACTTATGATCTTGTAGGATTTATGAATGGTAATATTCAAGGAATGATTGATCTATTAAAATCATTTGAAAAAAAATAA
- the accC gene encoding acetyl-CoA carboxylase biotin carboxylase subunit, protein MFKKILIANRGEIALRIIRTAKEMGIKTVAVYSTADKHSLHVYFADEAVCIGPPPSYQSYLNIPNLISAAEITNADAIHPGYGFLSENAYFSSICQKHGIKFIGAQPRHMIQIGNKILAKKTMKKVGISCLPGSDCFVESSYKEIEEIAEKIGYPIIIKAASGGGGKGIRSVLDKNYLKDSWEEAKKEAWSCFRKKDMYIEKLVLNPRHIEIQIIADKYGKACHLSERDCSIQRRNQKLVEEAPSPFLTPSLRREMGEKAVKAVEYIHYEGVGTIEFLVDPNKNFYFMEMNPRIQVEHTITEEITGLDLIQEQIFLAYGKKLNKKKNFYPKMYSIECRINAEEPYQNFRPVPGKITQIHFPGGKGVRIDTHIYTGYSIPHYYDSMIAKIITTAKSRKETIEKMRRSLDEFVIEGIHTTLSFHKKLMQDNNFLKGDYNINFLDDLK, encoded by the coding sequence ATGTTCAAAAAGATATTAATAGCTAATCGTGGAGAAATTGCTTTACGAATCATACGAACGGCTAAAGAAATGGGAATTAAAACTGTAGCTGTTTATTCTACAGCAGATAAACATAGTCTCCATGTTTATTTTGCAGATGAAGCTGTATGTATTGGTCCTCCTCCTTCATATCAATCTTATTTAAATATTCCAAATTTAATTTCTGCAGCAGAAATAACAAATGCAGATGCAATTCATCCTGGATATGGATTTTTATCTGAAAATGCATATTTTTCTTCTATTTGCCAAAAACACGGGATAAAATTTATTGGAGCTCAACCCAGGCATATGATTCAAATAGGTAATAAAATTTTGGCAAAAAAAACTATGAAAAAAGTTGGAATTTCTTGTTTACCTGGATCTGATTGTTTTGTAGAATCATCTTATAAAGAAATAGAAGAAATTGCAGAGAAGATAGGATATCCGATTATTATAAAGGCGGCTTCTGGGGGTGGAGGAAAAGGAATACGGTCTGTTTTGGATAAAAATTATTTAAAAGACTCTTGGGAAGAAGCTAAAAAAGAAGCTTGGTCTTGTTTTAGAAAAAAGGATATGTATATAGAAAAATTAGTCCTAAATCCGAGACATATAGAAATTCAAATTATAGCAGATAAATATGGAAAAGCTTGTCATTTATCAGAAAGAGATTGTTCCATTCAAAGAAGAAATCAAAAATTAGTAGAAGAAGCACCTTCTCCATTTTTAACCCCATCTCTTAGAAGAGAGATGGGGGAAAAAGCTGTAAAAGCTGTTGAATATATTCATTATGAAGGTGTTGGAACTATAGAATTTTTAGTAGATCCAAACAAGAATTTTTATTTTATGGAAATGAATCCTAGAATACAAGTAGAACATACTATCACCGAAGAAATAACAGGGTTAGATCTCATTCAAGAACAAATATTTTTAGCTTATGGAAAAAAACTTAATAAAAAAAAGAATTTCTATCCCAAAATGTATTCAATAGAATGTAGGATTAATGCTGAAGAACCATATCAAAATTTTCGTCCTGTTCCTGGAAAAATAACTCAAATCCATTTTCCTGGGGGAAAAGGGGTACGTATTGATACACATATTTATACAGGATATTCAATTCCACATTATTATGATTCTATGATTGCTAAAATTATTACCACAGCAAAAAGTAGAAAAGAAACTATTGAAAAAATGCGTCGTTCTTTAGATGAATTTGTGATAGAAGGAATACATACAACTCTTTCTTTTCACAAAAAACTTATGCAGGATAATAATTTTTTAAAAGGAGATTATAATATAAATTTTTTAGATGATTTAAAGTAA
- the accB gene encoding acetyl-CoA carboxylase biotin carboxyl carrier protein yields MDLKKIKSLIQFISNLNIDEIRIKLGEIEIFMKNRILVKNEKHTWNPKISTSYASSISDFSDKFNNNKTERKNKNQYLTIKSPMIGTFYRKPHPDKEPFVRVGDKIRIGTKICVIEAMKLFNDIESEVDGTLIEVLVEDASPVDYDQPLFILDPNY; encoded by the coding sequence ATGGATTTAAAAAAAATAAAATCCCTAATTCAATTTATTTCAAATTTGAATATTGATGAAATAAGGATAAAATTAGGAGAGATTGAAATTTTCATGAAAAATAGAATATTAGTAAAAAATGAAAAACATACATGGAATCCTAAAATATCTACATCATATGCTTCTTCTATTTCTGATTTTTCTGATAAGTTTAATAATAATAAAACAGAAAGAAAAAATAAAAATCAATATTTAACTATAAAATCTCCTATGATAGGAACATTTTATAGAAAACCTCATCCAGACAAAGAACCCTTTGTAAGGGTAGGAGATAAAATAAGAATAGGAACAAAAATTTGTGTAATAGAAGCAATGAAATTATTTAATGATATCGAATCTGAAGTGGATGGTACTTTAATTGAAGTATTAGTAGAAGATGCTTCTCCTGTTGATTATGATCAACCTTTATTTATTTTAGATCCTAATTATTAA
- the rpmF gene encoding 50S ribosomal protein L32, which translates to MAHPKRRQSKSRRNKRRSHLKIKEPLLVKCILTNQKHLYHHAYWYENNLYYKGKIVLCKKNK; encoded by the coding sequence ATGGCCCATCCTAAAAGGAGACAATCTAAATCCAGAAGAAATAAGAGAAGAAGTCATTTGAAAATAAAAGAACCTTTATTAGTGAAATGTATTTTAACAAATCAAAAGCATTTATACCATCATGCATATTGGTATGAAAACAATCTTTATTATAAAGGAAAGATTGTTTTATGCAAAAAAAATAAATAA
- the proS gene encoding proline--tRNA ligase — protein MNQLTKRSENYSKWYNEIVIKSGLAEFSGIRGFMIIKPYGYSLWDRLKTVLDDMLKLTGHQNVYFPLLIPKSAFLKEKEHIKIFSEGCAIVTHSKLKKNKDRNELVIDPESKLQEELVIRPTSESIIWSTYKRWIQSYRDLPILFNQWGNAIRWEMRTRLFLRTTEFLWQEGHTAHSTEKEAKEEALKILNIYTNFSEKFMAIPVLQGIKPYMDKFSGSEKTYCIEALMQDGKALQIATSHFLGQNFSKAFDVKFTNFNGKKEYAWATSWGVSTRLIGGLIMSHSDDKGLILPPRVAPIQIVIIPIYYNKKYYIINEIAKKILDILKKEKIRVKYDDRTILTPGWKFHEYEMKGIPIRISIGKNEIQNEKVEIFRRDTYEKMFISWKNLKNLIPKLLDDIQKSIYKKALHRTEKLIIKSDHYNDFKNQINHSGGFIFAHWDGKKNTSKKIQEETEATIRCIPMMDDNEKEKGKCIYSGNPSLQRVVFSKSY, from the coding sequence ATGAATCAATTAACTAAACGTAGTGAAAATTACTCAAAATGGTATAACGAAATAGTTATTAAATCTGGTCTAGCAGAATTTTCAGGAATACGTGGTTTTATGATTATAAAACCGTATGGTTATTCTTTATGGGATAGATTGAAAACAGTACTAGATGATATGTTAAAACTTACTGGACATCAAAATGTTTATTTTCCTTTACTTATTCCAAAATCTGCTTTCTTAAAAGAAAAAGAACATATTAAAATTTTTTCAGAAGGATGTGCAATAGTAACTCATTCCAAATTAAAAAAAAATAAAGATAGAAACGAGCTAGTTATTGATCCTGAATCCAAATTACAAGAAGAATTAGTCATTAGACCGACATCAGAAAGTATAATATGGAGTACCTATAAACGTTGGATTCAATCTTACAGAGATCTACCTATTTTGTTTAATCAATGGGGAAATGCAATAAGATGGGAAATGCGAACCCGTCTGTTTCTAAGAACTACTGAATTTTTATGGCAAGAAGGACATACAGCTCATTCCACAGAAAAAGAAGCAAAAGAAGAAGCTCTAAAGATATTAAACATTTACACAAATTTTTCCGAAAAATTTATGGCTATTCCTGTATTGCAAGGAATAAAACCATATATGGATAAATTTTCTGGTTCAGAAAAAACATATTGTATTGAAGCTTTAATGCAAGATGGTAAAGCCTTGCAAATTGCAACTTCACATTTTTTAGGACAAAACTTTTCTAAAGCCTTTGATGTGAAATTTACTAATTTTAACGGAAAAAAAGAATATGCATGGGCGACTTCTTGGGGTGTATCTACTAGATTAATAGGTGGTTTAATCATGTCTCATTCTGATGATAAAGGCTTAATATTACCACCGAGAGTTGCTCCTATACAAATTGTTATCATTCCAATATATTACAATAAAAAATATTATATCATTAATGAAATAGCAAAAAAAATTTTAGATATTCTAAAAAAAGAAAAAATACGAGTCAAATATGATGACAGAACTATATTGACTCCTGGATGGAAATTTCATGAATATGAAATGAAGGGAATTCCTATTAGAATCAGTATCGGAAAAAATGAAATACAAAATGAAAAAGTAGAAATTTTTAGAAGAGATACATATGAAAAAATGTTTATTTCTTGGAAAAATTTGAAAAATTTAATACCAAAATTATTAGATGATATACAAAAAAGTATATATAAAAAAGCTCTTCATAGAACTGAGAAATTAATTATTAAATCAGATCATTATAACGATTTTAAAAATCAAATAAATCATTCAGGAGGATTTATTTTTGCTCATTGGGATGGAAAAAAAAATACAAGTAAAAAAATTCAAGAAGAAACAGAAGCAACTATACGTTGTATTCCTATGATGGATGATAATGAAAAAGAAAAAGGAAAATGTATTTATTCTGGAAATCCCTCTTTGCAAAGAGTAGTTTTTTCTAAGTCCTATTGA
- a CDS encoding dihydroorotate oxidase yields the protein MKKIDISSNINEIKFPLCIMNASGVLCSTERELSNLLDSNSGGVVTKSCTYKPRKGNDLPRYFEWDGGSINSMGLPNFGIKFYLDFLEKKKINKPIFLSISGCSSEENYFLIQKANESSKVTAIELNLSCPNLLEKEDMLGYKFHKFIENIFKFNKKPLGIKFPPYFQDIHIKNVAFILNQFPIFFVTCINSLPNGLFVDIDKESVVIQPKKGFGGIGGSIIKPFALANIHKFYTYLRKDISIIGCGGISSGRDIFEHILCGASVVQIGTQFMKEGISVFERLEKELIFILEKKNYSSLNNFRGKLKNIQ from the coding sequence ATGAAAAAAATAGATATATCTTCTAATATAAATGAAATAAAATTCCCATTATGTATTATGAATGCTTCAGGTGTTCTTTGTTCTACAGAACGAGAACTATCTAATTTACTAGATAGTAATTCTGGAGGAGTTGTTACAAAAAGTTGTACATATAAACCAAGAAAAGGAAATGATTTACCTAGATATTTTGAATGGGATGGAGGAAGCATAAATTCCATGGGATTACCTAATTTTGGTATAAAATTTTATCTAGATTTTTTAGAAAAAAAAAAAATAAATAAACCTATTTTTCTTTCTATATCCGGTTGTTCTTCAGAAGAAAATTATTTTCTTATTCAAAAAGCAAACGAATCTTCTAAAGTAACTGCTATAGAATTAAATTTATCTTGTCCGAATCTTCTTGAAAAAGAAGATATGTTAGGTTATAAATTTCATAAATTTATAGAAAATATATTTAAATTCAATAAAAAACCCTTAGGGATTAAATTTCCTCCTTATTTTCAAGATATACATATTAAAAATGTAGCTTTTATTTTAAATCAATTCCCTATTTTTTTTGTTACTTGTATTAATAGTCTACCTAATGGTCTTTTTGTGGATATTGATAAAGAATCAGTTGTAATACAACCTAAAAAAGGATTTGGAGGAATAGGTGGATCGATTATAAAACCATTTGCATTAGCTAATATTCATAAATTTTATACCTATCTTCGTAAAGATATTTCTATAATAGGATGTGGGGGGATTTCTTCTGGAAGAGATATTTTTGAACACATATTATGTGGAGCTTCTGTTGTTCAAATTGGAACACAATTTATGAAAGAAGGAATTTCTGTTTTTGAAAGATTGGAAAAAGAATTAATTTTTATTTTAGAAAAAAAAAATTATTCATCTTTAAATAATTTTAGAGGAAAGTTAAAAAATATTCAATAG
- the pyrE gene encoding orotate phosphoribosyltransferase — MEEKEQFFLEIYNLGIIKFGNFTLKSGMNSPIYIDFRPIASRPDLLIKLSDLLISEVPSYDFELICGVPYAALPIATTLSLRSKIPLIIKRKENKGYGTERMIEGIYKTGQNCLIIEDVITSGDSLLKTVIDLEKEGLIIKNIMSILDREQGGIENIKKRGYNIRTLFRIGEIFKILEKKNFLKEKEIHIIQFFFLKRNTKNFQNKRISYEEKKEIISHPIGKKLIDITLKKKTNLIVSADLIYTQNILKLVNLIGDLICGLKLHVDIINDFSYSFINYLKNISIEKNFLLLEDRKLCDVSSTNHLQLHYGIHKISSWADIITAHVLSGSMSIQNLNIPPNMGLITISEMSSHGRLSDDNYIRKALNISLNNPKVIGTVAQRKVDNRLLLFTPGIHFDEKKNIGNNYIHPIQAFEKNRSDFIIVGKAIYQSLNPKIVAEKYRNVGWKAYENGL, encoded by the coding sequence ATGGAAGAAAAAGAACAATTCTTTTTAGAAATTTACAATTTAGGAATTATAAAATTTGGAAATTTCACGTTAAAAAGTGGAATGAATTCTCCTATATATATAGATTTTCGTCCAATAGCTTCTAGACCGGATTTATTAATCAAATTATCGGATTTACTAATCAGTGAAGTTCCGTCTTATGATTTTGAACTAATTTGTGGGGTTCCATACGCTGCTTTACCTATAGCTACTACTTTATCTTTGAGATCTAAAATTCCACTGATCATTAAAAGAAAAGAAAATAAAGGATACGGGACAGAACGAATGATTGAAGGAATATATAAAACAGGACAAAATTGTTTAATTATAGAAGATGTAATTACAAGTGGAGATAGTTTATTAAAAACTGTAATAGATCTTGAAAAAGAAGGGTTAATAATTAAAAATATTATGTCTATTCTAGATAGAGAACAAGGAGGAATAGAAAATATAAAAAAAAGAGGATACAATATCCGAACTTTATTTCGAATAGGAGAAATTTTTAAAATATTAGAAAAAAAAAATTTTTTAAAAGAAAAAGAAATACATATAATTCAATTTTTTTTTCTGAAAAGAAATACAAAAAACTTTCAAAATAAACGTATTTCTTATGAAGAGAAAAAAGAAATAATATCTCATCCTATAGGAAAAAAACTGATAGATATTACGTTGAAAAAAAAAACAAATTTAATAGTTTCTGCTGACTTGATATACACTCAAAATATTTTAAAATTGGTGAATTTAATTGGAGATTTAATTTGTGGATTAAAACTCCATGTGGACATTATAAATGATTTTTCATATTCATTTATAAATTATCTAAAAAATATTTCTATAGAAAAAAACTTTTTATTACTAGAAGATAGAAAATTATGTGACGTTAGTAGTACAAACCACCTTCAGTTACATTATGGAATACATAAAATCTCTTCTTGGGCTGACATCATTACGGCGCATGTGCTTTCTGGAAGCATGAGTATTCAAAATTTAAATATTCCTCCTAATATGGGTTTGATTACAATATCGGAGATGTCTTCTCATGGAAGATTATCTGATGACAATTACATAAGAAAAGCGTTAAATATTTCTTTGAACAATCCAAAAGTTATTGGTACTGTAGCACAAAGAAAAGTAGATAATAGATTATTATTATTTACCCCTGGTATTCATTTCGATGAAAAAAAAAATATAGGAAATAATTATATTCATCCTATCCAAGCTTTTGAAAAAAATAGAAGTGATTTTATTATTGTGGGAAAAGCTATTTATCAATCTTTGAATCCAAAAATAGTAGCAGAAAAGTATAGAAATGTAGGATGGAAAGCTTATGAAAATGGACTTTAA
- a CDS encoding MarC family protein, producing MEWINSLISCFMILFSIIDILGNAPIIMGFKSKGNIIDTKKVIITSLVIFLSFLFLGQPMLKIIGIDVHSFSVAGSIVLFLIGLEMILGTDLHKVTENAQTSIVPIAFPLIAGPGSLTTLISLRATYDVNVILLSLILNMIIVYFVIDKCDFIAEKIGTNGLDILKKIFGIVLLAFAVKIFGSNAGQLFQQ from the coding sequence ATGGAATGGATCAATTCATTAATTAGTTGTTTTATGATACTTTTTAGCATTATAGACATATTAGGTAATGCACCCATAATCATGGGGTTTAAGTCAAAGGGAAATATTATAGACACTAAAAAAGTTATAATCACTTCTCTTGTAATATTTTTATCTTTCCTTTTTTTAGGACAACCTATGCTTAAAATCATTGGGATTGATGTACATTCTTTTTCTGTAGCAGGATCTATAGTTTTATTTTTAATAGGTTTAGAAATGATATTAGGAACAGACCTTCATAAGGTTACAGAAAATGCTCAAACTTCTATTGTTCCAATAGCTTTTCCACTTATAGCTGGTCCCGGGTCTTTAACTACTTTAATTTCATTAAGAGCAACTTATGACGTAAATGTTATCCTTTTATCACTTATTTTGAATATGATTATTGTCTATTTTGTAATAGACAAATGTGATTTTATAGCCGAAAAAATAGGAACCAATGGTTTGGATATTTTAAAGAAAATATTTGGAATTGTTTTATTAGCTTTTGCAGTAAAAATTTTTGGATCTAATGCAGGTCAATTATTTCAACAATAA